Within Desulfobacter sp., the genomic segment CCTGGCCGTCATGCAAAAGCTTGCCGCCGACGGCATGACCATGGTCATTGTCTCCCATGAGATGGGCTTTGCCAGGGAGGTGGCCGACCAGGTCATCTTCATGGAAAACGGATATATCGAAGAACAGGGCACACCGGACCAGGTCTTCAACACCCCCAGATCGGAACGGACTCGGGCCTTTCTTTCCGTGATCAACCGGATGGAAGGGGTGTAAAAGCGCCATGAACGAATTTCTTCAATATGCCGCCATTGCCCTGCCGGACATGCTCCAGGGCACCCTGATCACCCTGGAGGTCACCCTGGGCTCCCTGGTCATCGGCCTGGTCATCGGCATGCCCATGGCCCTGGTCCGGGTATACGGCGCCAAAGGGCTGCAGCCCTTCTGCACCGCCTACCTCACCCTTTTCAGGGGCACCCCGCTCCTGGTCCAGCTCTTTGTGGTCTATTACGGCCTGCCCGAGATCGGAATCTCCTTTTCCCGCATGGGCGCGGCCTTCCTAACCCTGGGCTGCAACAGCGCCGCCTACCAGTGCGAATATTTCAGGGGGGCCATCCTCTCCGTCTCCAAGGGCCAGATGAAGGCGGCACGGGCCATCGGCATGAGCCGGCTGGCAGGCATCCGCCACATTGTCCTGCCCCAGGCCGTCCGTCTGGTCATCCCGGCCTGGTCCAACGAATTCATCGCCATGATCAAATACACGGCCGTAATCTTTCTCATTGCCGTCCCCGACCTCATGGGCCGGGCAAAAATGCTGTCCAGTGAACATTTCGCCCCCATCCAGACCTATATCCTGGTGGCCATTATCTACCTGGTACTGGTGGGACTCATGAGTCTCGCCCTCCACTTTGTGCAGAAAAAGCTGGCCGTACCGGGGCTGGATTTCAAGGCAGAGGTCCACTAGGCCCGCTGCCATGGTAAAAGAACTGGAAACGCTTCTGGGCGCGGATAAATGCCTGACCGCCCCCGAGGACACGGCCTGCTATTCATTTGATGCCGGCCACGACAGGGGCGGGTGCCCCCTGGCCGTGGTATTCCCGGAATCAACACAGGAGGTCTCCCGGGTCATGGCCTATGCCCGGGCCAATGAAATCCCAGTCGTCCCCAGGGGGGCAGGTTCCGGCCTCACCGGCGGGGCAGTGCCCGCCACAGGCAGCATCATCCTCTCCCTGGCCCGGATGAACCGCATCCTGGAACTGGACACCCAGAACCTCTGCGCCGTGGTGGAAACCGGCGTGGTCACCGCAGAACTCCAGGCCGCTGCCGGGGAACAGGGTCTTTTCTATCCCCCGGACCCGGCCAGCCAGGACATCTCCACTATAGGGGGCAATATAGCGGAAAACGCCGGGGGCATGCGGGCCGTCAAATACGGCGTGACCAAAGCCTATGTCATGGGACTTGAAGTGGTCCTCCCCGACGGCCGTATCCTCAATCTGGGGTCAAAATGTATCAAGGACGTGGCCGGCTACTCCATGACCGAACTGTTCATCGGCTCGGAAGGCACTCTGGGCGTCATCACCAAGGCCATTGTCAAGCTGGTTCCGCGGCCAGAAACCGTCCGCACCCTGGCCGCCTGCTTTGACAGTATGGAAGCGGCCGGCCGGGCCGTACCCGAAATTTTCAAGGCCGGAGTCATCCCAAGCACCCTGGAATTCATTGACGGCACCTGCCTTGAGGCGGTTAAAAAAGCCGGGCTCATGGAAGCGAGCCGGGAGTTCATCCATGAAAAGACCCGGGCCATGCTCCTGGTGGAAGTTGACGGTAAAGCATCCCAGGTGGAAGAAGATGCCGGGAGTATCAGCAACATCTGTGAATCAATGGGCATGCTCAGCCTGGGCCGGGCCCATCGCCGTGGGGACAGGGACAACCTCTGGCATGTCCGCCGTTCCATCCACGGCGCCCTTGCCTTTATCAGCAACCACTGGATGGAAGAGGACATATCCGTCCCCCCCGCCGCCATACCTGAGATGCTGGCGTCACTGAACCGGCTGGCCGAAAAAGAGGGGCTCATCATTCCCTGCTTCGGCCATTACGGCGACGGCAACATCCACCTCAGTGCCACAGGCACGAATGCGCCGCTCTCCCCGTCCCGTGAAACCGACATCCGCGGTCAGATTTTCTCCCTTGCCGTTGGCCTGGGCGGCCGGATTGCCGCCGAGCACGGCATCGGTATTGCAAAGAAGAATTTCATCGGGCTGAATCTGGACGATGACACCTTGGATTTTGCCCGGCAGCTCAAAGCCATGCTGGACCCTAAATACCTGCTCAACCCGGGAAAAATCTTTCCCGGACCTTAAAGAACAAAGGGAGAGATATCATGACCATCATTTTTAGAGACGCCGAACCCAACGACATCGACGCCATGCTGCCTCTGCTGGAAAAACTCTTTTCCATTGAGGCGGATTTCACCTTTGATCCGACCGTCCAGGCCAGGGGGCTGCGGCTGATGCTGGACGGCTGCGGAAAGCACCGGGCCGTCAAGGTGGCCTGCGCCAATGACAGGGTCATCGGCATGTGCACGGCCCAGACCCGGATCTCCACGGCCCAGGGCAGAATCTCCGCCGTGGTTGAAGACCTGGTGGTGGATGATGCCTTCCGGGGGCAGGGGGTGGGCAGCCGCCTGATTAAAGCCATTGAAGCCTGGGCCCAAAAAAGGGGGATTTCATCCCTTTCCCTCCTGGCCGACAAAGACAACACCAACGGACTCGCATTTTACGCAGCCCGAGGCTGGCAGACATCGTCACTGGTCTGTCTGGTCAAGCCGCTTTAACCGGCCGCACTATTCTTTTTACAATTCTGTAATTTTACAAGAGGATTGCCCGCCCCTACATGAAAACAGGGGCCTTTTCACATCCCATCTTTTGCCGTTCTTTCCAAATCCCATTCTTGTGCATAATTTTGATACCATAATTTATTTATTTCATTTTTGTAATCAATTTAATCCATATTTGTAATAAACAATCCCTTTCACCTGAAGTTTTCACGCCATCACTCCCGACCCATTTTTTTTTGCACACCAATTTCCCTGCAATTAAAAGCGCTTAAAACTTAACTGCTGCTTGTAAACCCGTCTGGCCTGCCCGTTGCAATCTTAAGGGGGCGAGTGCGGGGTAAACCGGCAAACCGGCAGTCCTCCGATAAAACAACCCAATAAAAAAGGATTTAAAAAATGAGAAAAATTGCCATTTACGGAAAAGGCGGTATCGGCAAATCCACCACCACCCAGAACACGGTCGCAGGGCTTGTTGAAGCCGGAAAAAAAATAATGGTCGTGGGCTGCGATCCCAAGGCGGACTCCACCCGCCTGCTGCTCAACGGCCTGGCCCAGAAAACCGTATTGGACACCCTGAGGGACGAAGGGGAGGATGTGCTGCTGGAAGATGTGAGAAAAATCGGATACGGGGGCACCCTCTGCACGGAATCCGGGGGCCCGGAACCGGGGGTGGGGTGTGCCGGCCGGGGCATCATCACCTCAATCAACCTGCTGGAACAGCTGGGGGCCTACGCCGAGGACCAGGAACTGGACTATGTGTTTTACGACGTTCTCGGAGACGTTGTCTGCGGCGGGTTTGCCATGCCCATCCGTGAGGGCAAGGCCCAGGAGATATACATCGTGGTTTCCGGCGAAATGATGGCCATGTATGCGGCCAACAATATCTGCAAGGGCATCGTGAAATTTGCCCAGTCCGGTGGGGTTCGCTTAGGGGGCCTGATCTGTAACTCCAGGAAGGTGGACAATGAACAGGCCATGATCGAGGTCCTGGCCGAAAAACTGGGCACCCAGATGATCCATTTCGTCCCCAGGGACAACATGGTACAGCATGCCGAAATTAATCGTAAAACCGTCATCGACCATGCCCCGGACCATCCCCAGGCGGACGAGTACAGAATACTGGCAAAAAAGATCGACGAAAACGAAATGTTCGTCATCCCGACGCCCCTGGAAATTGAGGAACTGGAGTCCCTTCTCATCGAATACGGCATCGCCGCTTAACCCACAGACAGCTTAAAAGGAAAGCCAATATGAAAATCATGATCAAATCCATTATCCGACCCGAAAAAGTTAACGACGTCATGGCCGCCCTCATGGAAGCGGGGTTCCCGGCGGTCACCCGGATGAGCGTGGCCGGCAGGGGAAAGCAGCGGGGGATCAAAATCGGCGAAATCACCTATGATGAAATCCCCAAGGAAATGCTGCTGACTGTGGTGGATGAAAAGGACAGGGAATTTGTCTTAAAGACCATCATGTCCACAGCCAAAACCGGGGAAAAAGGGGCCTTTGGCGACGGTAAAATTTTTATCAGCCCGGTTACCGAGACCTATACCATCAGTTCCGGTGTCAAAGACCCCGATGAAGAGTCGGTCGAAGCGGCGGAGGTGGCGTCATGAAGGAGATAATGGCCGTGATCCGCATGAATAAGATCAATCCCACCAAAAAAGCCCTGCTGGATGCCGGCATCTCCTCCATGACTGCAATGGAGGCTCTGGGCCGGGGGAAGGGCCTGGTGAACATGGACCTGCTCAAAGGAGCGGAACAGGGATACGAAGAGGCCATTGCCCAGCTGGGCCAGTCCGACCGCCTCATCCCCAAGCGGGCCCTTTTCCTGGTGGTGCCGGACAAGCTGGTCAAAAAGACCGTGGACACCATCATCTCGGCCAACAAAACCGGAAAATCCGGGGATGGGGTGATCTGGGTCATGCCCAACCTCGACGCCGTATCCGTCAGGACCGCCGAACACGGGGACGCCGTTCTCGACGACTTTTAACACTTTAATATTGCAAATGAAGATAGGGGTAAAAAAATATGACAGGTGAACGCACCCACTCCGTTGACCCGGAAGAGATAAAAAAAGAGATTCTGGCAAAGTACCCGGCCAAAGTGGCCCGGAAACGCGCCAAACAGATCATGCCCAACGCGGTGGATGAAACGGGGAATGTACCCGAGATATCCGCCAACGTCAGGACCGTGCCCGGCATCATCACCCAGCGGGGCTGTTCCTACGCCGGATGCAAGGGCGTTATATTGGGCCCCACAAGGGACATTGTCAACATCACCCACGGTCCCATCGGCTGCGGATTCTACTCCTGGCTCACCCGCCGGAACCAGACCAAGCCGGCCACGGACCAGGACGATAATTTCATGACCTACTGCTTTTCTACGGACATGCAGGACGAAGACATCGTATTCGGCGGGGAGAAAAAGCTGAAGGCGGCCATCCAGGAAGCCTATGACAACTTCAAACCCAAGGCCATCTCCATCTTCTCCACCTGCCCGGTGGGGCTGATCGGGGATGATGTCCATGCCGTTGCCCGGGAAATGAAAGAAAAACTGGGCATCAATATTTTCGGTTTTTCATGCGAAGGTTACAGGGGGGTGAGCCAGTCCGCCGGCCACCACATCGCCAACAACGGGATTTTCACCCATGTTGTGGGAGAGGACGATCATGTCATGGAGGCGGAATACAAAATCAATCTATTGGGGGAGTACAACATCGGCGGCGACGGTTTCGAGATCGACCGGGTGCTCAACAAGTGCGGGATATCCGTGGTTTCCACCTTCAGCGGCAACTCCACCTACGGCCAGTTTGCCAATTCCCACACCGCCGACCTGAATACGGTGATGTGCCATCGGTCCATCAATTACGTGGCCGATATGATGGAGGAAAAATACGGTATCCCCTGGATAAAAATCAATTTCATCGGGGCCAAGTCCACGGCAAAATCACTGCGGAAAATCGCCGCCTACTTTGAAGACCAGGCCCTCATGGACCGGGTGGAAGCGGTCATTGCAGAAGAGATGCCGGACATTGAAGCCAAACGCAAAGAGGTAAAAAAACGCTGCGAGGGCAAAACCGCCATGCTTTTTGTGGGCGGCTCCCGGGCCCACCACTACCAGGAACTGTTCAAGGAAATCGGCATGACCGTGGTATCTGCAGGCTATGAATTTGCCCACAGGG encodes:
- the nifH gene encoding nitrogenase iron protein is translated as MRKIAIYGKGGIGKSTTTQNTVAGLVEAGKKIMVVGCDPKADSTRLLLNGLAQKTVLDTLRDEGEDVLLEDVRKIGYGGTLCTESGGPEPGVGCAGRGIITSINLLEQLGAYAEDQELDYVFYDVLGDVVCGGFAMPIREGKAQEIYIVVSGEMMAMYAANNICKGIVKFAQSGGVRLGGLICNSRKVDNEQAMIEVLAEKLGTQMIHFVPRDNMVQHAEINRKTVIDHAPDHPQADEYRILAKKIDENEMFVIPTPLEIEELESLLIEYGIAA
- a CDS encoding FAD-binding protein, with protein sequence MVKELETLLGADKCLTAPEDTACYSFDAGHDRGGCPLAVVFPESTQEVSRVMAYARANEIPVVPRGAGSGLTGGAVPATGSIILSLARMNRILELDTQNLCAVVETGVVTAELQAAAGEQGLFYPPDPASQDISTIGGNIAENAGGMRAVKYGVTKAYVMGLEVVLPDGRILNLGSKCIKDVAGYSMTELFIGSEGTLGVITKAIVKLVPRPETVRTLAACFDSMEAAGRAVPEIFKAGVIPSTLEFIDGTCLEAVKKAGLMEASREFIHEKTRAMLLVEVDGKASQVEEDAGSISNICESMGMLSLGRAHRRGDRDNLWHVRRSIHGALAFISNHWMEEDISVPPAAIPEMLASLNRLAEKEGLIIPCFGHYGDGNIHLSATGTNAPLSPSRETDIRGQIFSLAVGLGGRIAAEHGIGIAKKNFIGLNLDDDTLDFARQLKAMLDPKYLLNPGKIFPGP
- a CDS encoding P-II family nitrogen regulator encodes the protein MKIMIKSIIRPEKVNDVMAALMEAGFPAVTRMSVAGRGKQRGIKIGEITYDEIPKEMLLTVVDEKDREFVLKTIMSTAKTGEKGAFGDGKIFISPVTETYTISSGVKDPDEESVEAAEVAS
- a CDS encoding GNAT family N-acetyltransferase; translation: MTIIFRDAEPNDIDAMLPLLEKLFSIEADFTFDPTVQARGLRLMLDGCGKHRAVKVACANDRVIGMCTAQTRISTAQGRISAVVEDLVVDDAFRGQGVGSRLIKAIEAWAQKRGISSLSLLADKDNTNGLAFYAARGWQTSSLVCLVKPL
- a CDS encoding amino acid ABC transporter permease; this encodes MNEFLQYAAIALPDMLQGTLITLEVTLGSLVIGLVIGMPMALVRVYGAKGLQPFCTAYLTLFRGTPLLVQLFVVYYGLPEIGISFSRMGAAFLTLGCNSAAYQCEYFRGAILSVSKGQMKAARAIGMSRLAGIRHIVLPQAVRLVIPAWSNEFIAMIKYTAVIFLIAVPDLMGRAKMLSSEHFAPIQTYILVAIIYLVLVGLMSLALHFVQKKLAVPGLDFKAEVH
- a CDS encoding P-II family nitrogen regulator, encoding MKEIMAVIRMNKINPTKKALLDAGISSMTAMEALGRGKGLVNMDLLKGAEQGYEEAIAQLGQSDRLIPKRALFLVVPDKLVKKTVDTIISANKTGKSGDGVIWVMPNLDAVSVRTAEHGDAVLDDF
- the nifD gene encoding nitrogenase molybdenum-iron protein alpha chain, coding for MTGERTHSVDPEEIKKEILAKYPAKVARKRAKQIMPNAVDETGNVPEISANVRTVPGIITQRGCSYAGCKGVILGPTRDIVNITHGPIGCGFYSWLTRRNQTKPATDQDDNFMTYCFSTDMQDEDIVFGGEKKLKAAIQEAYDNFKPKAISIFSTCPVGLIGDDVHAVAREMKEKLGINIFGFSCEGYRGVSQSAGHHIANNGIFTHVVGEDDHVMEAEYKINLLGEYNIGGDGFEIDRVLNKCGISVVSTFSGNSTYGQFANSHTADLNTVMCHRSINYVADMMEEKYGIPWIKINFIGAKSTAKSLRKIAAYFEDQALMDRVEAVIAEEMPDIEAKRKEVKKRCEGKTAMLFVGGSRAHHYQELFKEIGMTVVSAGYEFAHRDDYEGRRVIPDIKIDADSRNIEELTVEKDPDKFAPRKTADQMADLEAAGHPFKEYDGMMPEMEKGTLVVDDISQFETETLLEIYKPDIFCAGIKEKYAIQKHGIPMKQLHSYDSGGPYAAFKGAVNFYEEIDRMLNANIWEYVEAPWQSSPQLSAKYVWE